The genomic region ATTCGAAACAAGTCTTAACTAATTGAATACTTGTATCAGAAATTCCCCGAATGGATTTTTCATTTCGAGaaagtatataattaataactttaagtttcaaattatttctttcttggaaCATATCTTGgggaaatttttttactaaattaatCCTATCCGCTATTTCATATAAAGTTACCGGtcaaaccaaaacaaaatacttttttttcgtAATTGTAATCCATTGGACATAGatccaatttttcattttttttcttttgaatttttttttaccgttCTTGGTGGTATCAACACGACACTGTGACGAATTGATTCATATTTATTGCTGAAGTTACAACAGTATTAGATTTTGCTAAGTTGACAATTCTTTGTCCTATATGATAACTTAAGAACCAACACAATAAGAGTTTGTCAACTCAGACAAAATCTAACACTGTTATAACTTTGATAATTGGTAAGGAATAAGGATCAATTCATCAACATTTTTTAATGTAGGAACCGAAATGTAAACTTTTTTGTTGGAATTAGTCGAAAATGGGGAAGTATAAgaaccaaaattttaatttaactcaTTATGAAATGCAAGTCTTTGCTCTACTTTTAAAATCGGCAAATAAGCTGGGATAAATATGGATTTTCACTTTAATCTAGTTTTACTTTGATATTCTTTCAAGTGTTTATGGTATATTTTGTGTTTTGCTGCACCACTCATTTATAAGCAAATGCCAAACTACTCTCTAATAGGTCACTAAAATGAGCATTCAAAATAAAGTCCCGTCAGAGTATACCTGCATGAACATGGTTCTTGTACAGAGTGATGAAGGGAAGAAGACACCTGAACAATTTCTGTTACAAAAGGTAGACCTTTGTCTTGGATATTAGAAAAATAAGCCCAAACTTTACCTTCATCTAACTcgaaaaatattagaatatttCCATTTTCCCTTTGCGCAATATATGTCTGAATACCTACGTTTCTAAACAAAACAGGCATACAACAAACTTAGCTTCCAGAAGTTGGAACTCAACAACCAGAACTTATTTCTTGGAGGGTTGAGTCTTGGATTTGGTGACTTGAAAGCAACAGCTGAGAATTTGCCACCAGCTATAAAAGAAGCAAAACCACCTGAAGGACTACTGGGGAGGGCTGCTTCGAATTGCTGTGGTCGATTGGCTGATACCTGTTGTGGCATGTGTCTGTTGCAGACTTGCACTTTTGTCAATGACCAGTGCACCATCGTTTGCACTCAGATTTGTGCAGCCCTGGCCTGTTTTGAGCTAATCAAATGCTGTGTTGAGCTCTGCGAGTGTGATTGTTTGCAGTGAAATAAAGTTATATGCTTAAGTTAAACATAGAAAAACTATTTGATATTACAAATTGTTAAcaatgtatatattattattatataagctCTCGTGCTATGCTGATTACAACTTATACTTGCTTATATTTCCTCAGTTCCTCGTCTAAAATAggagaaatagagaaaataattggatcaaaattgattttactattttatttcctgatgggcttgtgttttcttttcattttacttCTAAAGCAACATTGCTTCTTCAAAGCAATATAGACTTTGGAGCAACTATTTCGGACTAGACATAAAAAGATCATCTTAGATCTGTAACTAAATAAAAACCATCATAATGGTAGAACCGTCGTTAAGACTCAACTAAAAGCATGAGACGTCAACGTGAATAAGAATTTGACACCTtagtttaatattatttttttatttctcatcaattaaatcactttttatcttatttcttatctctttctctttctctttctctttccacCTATTCTCTTGTCTACTCTTCTTTGCTCACAACCAAAGGTAcagaagaatttaaataaaaacatttaagaaCCTGAATATATTCATCAGAAATaatcttttattataaaagaaaatataatccattaaaaaatataattttaatgaagCTATCATgaatttatgattataatttttttagtaattttaaatagctaaaatttattttatcccATGTATTATAATGTAATTCGAAATCCAAATGTAtctgataaaacattttcaacaggaacaaagactaaaaacaaaataaaatttcccATAATGTTTTTCTGATTTTGACTTTCGGTCCGAGTTAAGTCTTTCTTATTTCGCCATAGAGTCAGAGGGAAGTCTGTGTTCTTCACCAGTTGCGGCTGCTACTTACTGTACGAGGTATCTAACTCTGTCTGAACGCTCACAAATCTaacatattttcctttttcactGCTTAATCTATGATTGTGCCATTCAGAATCAGAATAAGataaataacaaatgaaaaaaaaaaaaaactcttgctTACCACATTTGAGTTTGAGGTATGATGGAATTCAAAACAATTATTAAGCAGCATGGAAAACTCCTTATTCTTCCCGTTAGTTTTCTCACTCTTTAATAGATTCTAATTTTTGTGATTGTTGTTGGTTCTTACAGCTTGGTTCTTCAAATGAGATCCCCTTCTGTTGGATTCACCGGAATACTTGTGCTTCTTGTTTTCCTCTCTGCTTGCTGGTAAGTTGTGATTGCAGTAATAAGCTAGGGtttcaaatattttgaattgagtAATCGGtgaatttaaagtttaatataTGCAAAGGGAGGGGGGGATTTTCTGCTACTGGTCTAATTATAAACATAAGATTTTTATGTtgaatatcttttgtttccatgtctaaaaatttaatctttttggcaACTGAATGGGGGAAAGGAATAACTGAGCAACTTTTGGTTTCTTGGTTCGTGTAAATTTATAATTCTGAATTTCTTTTTTCACCTTCTCTCTGGTTTGCATTAACTGATAGCTTTAACAAATTTATCTGATAAAGTTTGTTACATGCACGCATCAGGTTAAGGCcttgtttatataaatttctCCATGAGGAAAATAGGAAGGGAAAATGCATTGAGCCTTTccataagctaaaatcaacttatccACCTTAGCTTTTGGAAAAGTTAAATGAAGAGAGcttctataaaagttaagtgCAGTTGATTTTAGTTTATGCAAAAAGCtcaatttattttacctttttattttcttttcctgtaAGTGTTAATAGAGAAGTTTATCTAAGCAGAGCCTAATAATAACACTTGAGTTGGAATTTTTACAGCAATAATAGTTGATCTTGATGATGGAGAGTTATGCATGCTTTGCATATATCAAATTATTCATCTTTCATATGTTCATTGCACGAGCGAACTGTCTCCAGATATAGAGGTTGTCTATATATACTTCTCTGTGTATGTAATTTCAGTTTGATGTACTTAAAAGTGGAcagataatgaaaaataatgataaataaattcaCCTTGTGAGTTTTTCAAAAGTTGCAGTTCTTCTACACATGGGAGTTTGGAAACGGAGAAAACTTTTGCCATTATAAAACCAGACGGATTGCTTGGTAACTACACAGATGATATCAAGAGAACAATTGTAGAATATGGTTTCAGAATTTTAAAGGAAAAGATTGTTCAACTCGATGAGGGCActgtgaaaagtttttatgCTGAGCACTCTTCAAAAAGCTTCTTTTCAAGCCTTATAAAATACATGACAAGGTATGAGGTATGCCATTCCCATGCAATGATTGTCTTGATGAATGATGATGGTATATAATGTTTCCTTGCTGTTATGTCCACCTCATAATATTGATGTTTGTTGTATTGCTTAATTGCAAGACCCAGTTTTACTTTCTTGGTAAtggtaaaatactaaaattactTCACTTTTTGGGCTCaatgatatttatttcattatttcccCTTTGTCTCTATAATCTTCATTCAATACAGCATTACTTGCAGTTGGTCAAGATAAAGGCCAGATTCAGTTAAGTTTCATTATTATATGGCTGACTTTTAACTTAAGCTTATCAGCAGAAATGAAGTTACTGAATACACGATGACTTTAAGGGGAAATGATGTTATGCATTACATGATTACCCCTAAGTGGGGATTTTTTTATATGACAAATGACTTAAGCACACACACTGCAAAGCATAATCTCTAAGTACCAACCACATGGTGAAGTTGGGAAATTGTATAGAAGCTCAATGGTTTTTTCACCTTGACTATGCACATACATGAGATTGAGGAATTCTCTCCCTCTGAATTGTGGCTGTTATAGATTCATCACCGATTGCTGTTTAACATTAACATTTTTATCATAGACATTGACTTTCCTTTCTGGATGCTTTCTAGTCTTTCATTATCCTGAATCTCCTCTTATGCTTTTCCAAAATGATTATCATTTATCAGTGGACCAGTGTTAATTATGGTCTTGGAGAAGGACAATGCTATTGCTGATTGGCGCGCTTTAATGGGTCCTACTGATGCAAGCAAGGCTAAGATTACTCACCCTCACAGGTCATACATGTTATGGTGTTACTAATTGCATTACATTACACTTTTGAACTTTACAACTTGTTCAACTTCTGTAGAGTTGAACCCCTAGACTCTGTCGTTGTGGAGGGCCAATTATATTGAATTTGATGTTCGTGACATCTGTCATTGTGCAGTATCAGAGCAAAATGTGGATTGGATATGGAAAAGAATTGTGTTCATGGTTCAGACTCTCCCAAATCTGCGCAAAGAGAgatatcatttttctttaaagagCTCTCTGCaggtaaataattttaattctatttttaatcaaaaataGATAAAGTATTCACTCTTTAGTCACTAGCTTTGTTATATGATTAAATGCATTGTTGCAAAATGCATCAATGTTCTCCTCCTAGATGCTACATGGACAAACAGGAAATATAGAATCTTCTTAGGATGAAAGGAATTACTCATCAATTAAGATTCCTGTTTCTTGTAGAATTTCTGTTGAAACTAATAGTtgtcttttcaaaagaaaatggaagaaaggGCATCTCGACGCACTCATTAACTTGCTGGTATAAACATCTTTCTTAAAACTTAAGCAAGATGGTCCTGTTCCAAATTCCAATGATCATATTCATATCCTCTTTCTTTATTACCTCAAAATGCATGATAATTGCAATAAAGCCCTTTAGTCTTTACTTACTTTTGCCTCTCTAAATGTTTTGACAGATGTGGTTGCAGAGCATGATGAATTGTAGCTGCTACAAGTTTGAAGCTCAAACACAActttatttgcattttttttaggaTCTCTATAGTTAATTGTAGCATAATGGATTATATAAGGGGAATGCTTGTTTATTGGgggaaaaaaattgtatgaagCGACACGAAAATTATCTATTCATGTTTTATCCAATCACTTTATATATTTTCGCCCACCAATGTATGGTCAT from Glycine soja cultivar W05 chromosome 16, ASM419377v2, whole genome shotgun sequence harbors:
- the LOC114389585 gene encoding probable nucleoside diphosphate kinase 5 isoform X4, producing the protein MRSPSVGFTGILVLLVFLSACCCSSSTHGSLETEKTFAIIKPDGLLGNYTDDIKRTIVEYGFRILKEKIVQLDEGTVKSFYAEHSSKSFFSSLIKYMTSGPVLIMVLEKDNAIADWRALMGPTDASKAKITHPHSIRAKCGLDMEKNCVHGSDSPKSAQREISFFFKELSAEFLLKLIVVFSKENGRKGISTHSLTC
- the LOC114389585 gene encoding probable nucleoside diphosphate kinase 5 isoform X3, whose amino-acid sequence is MKKKKNSCLPHLSLSLVLQMRSPSVGFTGILVLLVFLSACCCSSSTHGSLETEKTFAIIKPDGLLGNYTDDIKRTIVEYGFRILKEKIVQLDEGTVKSFYAEHSSKSFFSSLIKYMTSGPVLIMVLEKDNAIADWRALMGPTDASKAKITHPHSIRAKCGLDMEKNCVHGSDSPKSAQREISFFFKELSADVVAEHDEL
- the LOC114389585 gene encoding probable nucleoside diphosphate kinase 5 isoform X1 gives rise to the protein MKKKKNSCLPHLSLSLVLQMRSPSVGFTGILVLLVFLSACCCSSSTHGSLETEKTFAIIKPDGLLGNYTDDIKRTIVEYGFRILKEKIVQLDEGTVKSFYAEHSSKSFFSSLIKYMTSGPVLIMVLEKDNAIADWRALMGPTDASKAKITHPHSIRAKCGLDMEKNCVHGSDSPKSAQREISFFFKELSAEFLLKLIVVFSKENGRKGISTHSLTC
- the LOC114389585 gene encoding probable nucleoside diphosphate kinase 5 isoform X5 — its product is MRSPSVGFTGILVLLVFLSACCSSTHGSLETEKTFAIIKPDGLLGNYTDDIKRTIVEYGFRILKEKIVQLDEGTVKSFYAEHSSKSFFSSLIKYMTSGPVLIMVLEKDNAIADWRALMGPTDASKAKITHPHSIRAKCGLDMEKNCVHGSDSPKSAQREISFFFKELSAEFLLKLIVVFSKENGRKGISTHSLTC
- the LOC114389585 gene encoding probable nucleoside diphosphate kinase 5 isoform X2: MKKKKNSCLPHLSLSLVLQMRSPSVGFTGILVLLVFLSACCSSTHGSLETEKTFAIIKPDGLLGNYTDDIKRTIVEYGFRILKEKIVQLDEGTVKSFYAEHSSKSFFSSLIKYMTSGPVLIMVLEKDNAIADWRALMGPTDASKAKITHPHSIRAKCGLDMEKNCVHGSDSPKSAQREISFFFKELSAEFLLKLIVVFSKENGRKGISTHSLTC